The following proteins are co-located in the Candidatus Competibacteraceae bacterium genome:
- the rpsU gene encoding 30S ribosomal protein S21 — protein MPAVKVKDNEPFDVALRRFKRSCEKAGVLSEVRRREFYEKPTQERKRKRAAAVKRHLKKLSREAARRVRLF, from the coding sequence ATGCCTGCCGTGAAAGTCAAAGATAACGAGCCGTTTGATGTCGCGCTGCGCCGCTTCAAGCGTTCCTGCGAAAAAGCCGGCGTGCTGTCCGAAGTACGCCGCCGCGAGTTTTACGAAAAGCCCACCCAGGAACGCAAACGCAAGCGAGCCGCCGCCGTCAAGCGCCACTTGAAGAAGCTTTCCCGGGAAGCTGCCCGCCGTGTTCGTCTGTTCTGA
- a CDS encoding GatB/YqeY domain-containing protein yields the protein MSLKDRIQDDMKTAMRAKDKERLGAIRLILAAVKQREVDERIELNDAQMLGVLEKMIKQRRESLAQYQSAGREDLAARESFEIEVIQSYLPAPLSEADIDTLVANAVAVTGAQSVRDMGKVMALIKDQAQGRADMAKISTRVKARLDA from the coding sequence ATGTCCCTCAAAGACCGTATTCAGGATGACATGAAAACCGCCATGCGCGCCAAGGACAAGGAACGCCTTGGCGCGATTCGCCTGATTCTGGCCGCCGTCAAGCAGCGCGAGGTAGACGAGCGCATCGAGCTGAACGATGCTCAGATGCTCGGCGTGCTGGAAAAGATGATCAAGCAGCGCCGGGAATCGCTGGCGCAGTACCAAAGCGCCGGCCGTGAGGACCTGGCCGCCAGGGAGTCCTTCGAAATCGAGGTGATCCAATCCTACTTGCCGGCGCCACTGAGCGAAGCGGACATCGACACACTGGTCGCCAACGCCGTTGCCGTGACCGGAGCCCAATCGGTACGCGACATGGGCAAAGTCATGGCCCTGATCAAGGATCAGGCGCAGGGTCGGGCCGACATGGCCAAGATCAGCACCCGGGTCAAGGCCCGTCTCGACGCCTGA
- a CDS encoding cobalamin biosynthesis protein, whose translation MNAIPLRLALGLGCDRGTPMATLTRAVDEALAEVARQAGAPLEIVAAASIDLKADEVGLLELARAHGWSLCFYPAARLAVVPVPHPSETVRRHTGTPSVSEAAALLAAGTREPAATSQLLVAKHRVRGPDGRSATVSIARIIP comes from the coding sequence ATGAACGCGATCCCTCTTCGCCTCGCCCTCGGTCTCGGCTGCGACCGTGGCACGCCGATGGCCACCTTGACGCGCGCTGTCGATGAAGCGCTGGCCGAGGTGGCGCGGCAAGCGGGCGCGCCCCTGGAAATCGTCGCCGCCGCCAGTATCGACCTCAAGGCGGACGAGGTGGGCCTGCTGGAACTGGCTCGTGCCCATGGCTGGTCGTTGTGCTTTTACCCAGCCGCGCGGTTGGCGGTCGTGCCGGTGCCCCATCCCTCGGAAACCGTGCGCCGTCATACCGGTACGCCTTCGGTGTCGGAGGCGGCCGCGCTGCTGGCCGCCGGAACGCGCGAGCCCGCCGCCACGAGTCAGTTGCTGGTTGCAAAACATCGGGTGCGCGGCCCCGATGGGCGCAGCGCCACTGTCTCGATCGCAAGGATCATCCCCTGA
- a CDS encoding cobalamin biosynthesis protein CbiG, with the protein MRHHLPFGPEQVAVVSITRSGVVQAGRVIAVLPGARLFAPEKFRAEAEAAAPGFASCFAGQTADQIPMLFARFDGIVAIVALGIVVRLIAPHLRDKVHDPGIVVLDEGGRFAIPVLSGHIGGANALAALLAERIGATPVFTTASDSRGTLAVDLLGREFGWRIDAPKDNVTRASAAVVNDEPVALVQEAGTRHWWTRTAPLPTNLRICTVLEDIDPAAFAAVLWISRRVVPDLPAALAAKLVTYRPPEGME; encoded by the coding sequence GTGAGGCATCACCTGCCGTTCGGCCCGGAGCAGGTGGCGGTGGTGAGCATCACCCGTTCCGGGGTCGTCCAGGCCGGCCGCGTGATCGCGGTCCTACCCGGTGCCCGGCTGTTTGCCCCGGAAAAATTCCGCGCCGAGGCCGAAGCCGCCGCCCCCGGTTTCGCGAGCTGTTTCGCCGGCCAGACCGCCGACCAGATCCCGATGCTGTTCGCGCGGTTCGATGGCATCGTCGCCATCGTCGCGCTGGGGATCGTGGTGCGGCTGATCGCGCCGCATTTGCGCGACAAGGTCCACGATCCCGGCATCGTCGTGCTCGACGAGGGCGGCCGTTTCGCCATTCCGGTGCTGTCCGGTCATATCGGCGGCGCCAACGCGCTGGCGGCGCTGCTGGCCGAGCGGATCGGCGCCACGCCCGTATTCACCACGGCTTCCGACAGTCGCGGCACTCTGGCGGTCGATCTGCTCGGCCGCGAGTTCGGCTGGCGCATCGACGCACCCAAGGATAACGTCACCCGCGCCAGCGCCGCCGTGGTCAACGATGAGCCGGTGGCCCTGGTGCAGGAGGCCGGTACCCGGCATTGGTGGACGCGAACGGCGCCGCTGCCGACCAATCTTCGGATCTGTACCGTGCTGGAGGACATCGACCCGGCGGCTTTCGCGGCCGTGTTGTGGATCAGCCGACGCGTCGTGCCGGACCTGCCGGCGGCATTGGCCGCCAAACTGGTGACTTACCGCCCACCGGAGGGCATGGAATGA
- the cobJ gene encoding precorrin-3B C(17)-methyltransferase has protein sequence MTTPCPTGRISLVGIGPGSLDHMTPAARQAIIEADTVIGYATYIKLIKPLLDGKEVIKKAMTEEIDRALEALERARQGRRVALVCSGDAGVYGMAGPTYEVLFEAGWTPDSNIEVEVIPGASALNSCAARVGAPLTHDFCAISLSDLLTPWPVIARRLQAAAVADFVVALYNPKSGRRGEQIVHAQTILLAHRDPQTPVAIVKSAYRAKQRVDLATLADLAECEIGMSSTVLIGNSHTFVRDGLMVTPRGYAHKYDVTSGEPREGERRGRSLSTGLVGWRAALRENAATPEVLAAQLGLPEAYLRYVLNESTTV, from the coding sequence ATGACGACCCCATGTCCCACCGGCAGAATTTCCCTGGTCGGCATCGGTCCGGGCAGTCTGGACCACATGACGCCGGCGGCGCGCCAGGCGATCATCGAAGCCGACACCGTGATCGGCTACGCCACCTACATCAAGCTGATCAAGCCCCTACTCGATGGCAAGGAGGTCATCAAGAAAGCGATGACCGAAGAGATCGACCGCGCCCTGGAGGCCCTGGAGCGTGCCCGCCAGGGTCGGCGAGTGGCGCTGGTGTGTTCCGGTGATGCCGGCGTGTACGGCATGGCCGGGCCGACCTACGAGGTGTTGTTCGAAGCGGGTTGGACGCCGGACTCGAACATCGAGGTCGAGGTCATCCCCGGTGCTTCGGCGCTCAATAGTTGCGCCGCGCGGGTCGGTGCGCCGCTGACGCACGATTTCTGCGCCATTTCGCTATCCGACTTGTTGACGCCGTGGCCGGTAATCGCGCGCCGGCTCCAGGCCGCCGCCGTCGCCGATTTCGTGGTGGCGCTCTACAACCCGAAGAGCGGGCGGCGCGGCGAGCAGATCGTTCACGCCCAAACGATCTTGCTCGCCCATCGCGATCCGCAAACGCCGGTCGCCATCGTCAAGTCCGCTTACCGCGCCAAACAGCGGGTGGATCTGGCCACGCTCGCCGATCTCGCGGAATGCGAGATCGGCATGTCGTCCACCGTGCTCATCGGCAACAGCCACACCTTCGTCCGCGACGGCCTGATGGTCACGCCGCGCGGCTATGCCCATAAATACGACGTTACCAGCGGCGAACCCAGGGAAGGCGAGCGGCGCGGCCGCTCGCTGTCCACTGGCCTGGTGGGCTGGCGCGCGGCCCTGCGCGAGAACGCGGCAACGCCCGAGGTGTTGGCCGCACAGCTCGGTTTGCCCGAGGCTTACCTGCGGTATGTATTGAACGAATCCACGACCGTTTGA
- a CDS encoding DNA primase: MAGRIPQEFIDQLLSRADLVEIVNARVPLRRMGHEFMACCPFHAEKTPSFTVSPRKQFYHCFGCGAHGTAIGFLMAYERLEFPDAVEDLARLVGLEVPKTGGGPSGSGSFRSLLDWLAQADRFFRQRLREHPARQRAVDYLRQRGLTGQIAATFGIGYAPPGWSNLSQALHEAGATVQDLVDAGLASRDEQGRPRDRFRDRIMFPIRDRRGRVIAFGGRALDSDTTPKYLNSPETPVFHKGAELYGLHEARIHTPHLRRLVVVEGYMDVVALAQHDISYAVATLGTATTPEHVERLFRTVNDLVFCFDGDRAGRAAATRALEVALPFLRDGRQVGFLLLPEGEDPDTLIRREGRVGFERQLEQAVSLADYLFAELRAQADPNTLAGRARLAELARPLLEKLPEGHFRDLMVERLRQEAQLMHTRLRLPVGGTVDLARHNLQLTRTPLRKAIALLLYRPELAWAVVADDPALRSGEPGVKLLAELIGGLRANPDLSIAALLERYRDTREGAILERLAQWRLEALEEDFQFEQEFADIISYLRRRNDPREHLLGTLRGTPRALSFEEREELRSLGKPQKT; the protein is encoded by the coding sequence ATGGCTGGCCGCATACCTCAGGAATTCATCGATCAATTGCTTAGCCGGGCAGATCTCGTCGAGATCGTCAACGCTCGAGTGCCGCTGCGTCGAATGGGCCATGAATTCATGGCCTGCTGTCCGTTTCACGCCGAAAAAACCCCGTCGTTTACGGTCAGCCCGCGCAAGCAGTTCTACCATTGCTTCGGCTGTGGCGCTCACGGTACCGCCATCGGCTTCCTGATGGCCTACGAGCGACTGGAATTTCCGGACGCGGTTGAAGATCTGGCTCGCCTGGTCGGGTTGGAAGTACCCAAGACCGGCGGCGGCCCGAGCGGCTCCGGTTCGTTTCGGTCATTGCTGGACTGGTTGGCTCAGGCCGACCGGTTCTTTCGCCAGCGGTTGCGCGAACATCCGGCCCGGCAACGAGCGGTCGACTACCTGCGCCAGCGCGGGCTGACCGGCCAGATCGCCGCTACGTTCGGGATCGGTTATGCACCGCCCGGTTGGAGCAATCTGAGCCAGGCACTGCACGAAGCCGGTGCCACGGTTCAGGACCTCGTCGATGCCGGCCTGGCCAGCCGCGACGAGCAGGGTCGGCCGCGCGACCGGTTCCGCGACCGCATCATGTTCCCGATCCGCGACCGCCGCGGCCGGGTCATCGCTTTCGGCGGGCGGGCGCTGGATAGCGACACCACGCCCAAGTATCTCAACTCCCCGGAGACGCCGGTATTTCACAAGGGCGCGGAGCTATACGGCCTGCACGAGGCTCGCATCCATACCCCGCACTTGCGGCGGTTGGTGGTGGTTGAAGGTTACATGGATGTGGTGGCGCTGGCCCAGCATGATATTTCCTACGCCGTTGCCACGCTGGGCACGGCCACCACCCCCGAGCATGTCGAGCGGTTGTTTCGCACGGTCAATGACCTGGTGTTCTGTTTTGACGGCGACCGCGCCGGGCGGGCGGCGGCGACGCGGGCGTTGGAGGTCGCGCTGCCGTTCCTGCGCGACGGCCGGCAGGTCGGTTTTTTGCTGCTGCCCGAAGGCGAGGACCCGGATACGCTGATCCGGCGGGAAGGCCGGGTGGGGTTCGAACGGCAGCTGGAACAAGCCGTGTCACTGGCTGATTATTTGTTCGCCGAACTGCGCGCCCAGGCCGACCCCAACACGCTGGCTGGGCGCGCCCGCTTGGCCGAACTGGCCCGACCGCTGTTGGAAAAGCTGCCCGAAGGGCATTTTCGGGATCTGATGGTGGAACGTCTGCGCCAGGAAGCGCAACTAATGCATACCCGTCTGCGGCTTCCGGTGGGCGGAACCGTCGACCTCGCCCGGCACAACCTGCAACTGACTCGCACCCCGCTGCGCAAGGCGATTGCCTTGCTGCTCTATCGCCCCGAACTGGCGTGGGCGGTGGTGGCGGACGATCCCGCCCTGCGGAGCGGCGAACCGGGCGTGAAGTTGTTGGCCGAATTGATCGGCGGTTTGCGCGCCAACCCCGATTTGAGCATTGCCGCGCTGCTGGAGCGCTATCGCGATACCCGCGAGGGTGCGATTCTGGAGCGGTTGGCTCAGTGGCGCTTGGAAGCACTGGAAGAAGATTTTCAGTTTGAACAAGAGTTTGCCGACATCATTAGCTACCTGCGTCGGCGCAATGACCCGCGAGAACATTTGCTGGGAACACTGCGGGGTACGCCGCGCGCGCTCAGTTTTGAGGAACGGGAAGAATTGCGGAGCCTGGGTAAGCCACAAAAAACCTAA